The genomic segment TTCTTCGCGTCCTTCTCGTCCTGCTTCTTCTTCTTGGCGAGTTCGCGCTGACGCTTTTCGAACGAATAGTTGGGCTTGGCCACGGAAACTCCCTTGGATTGAGCGGCCTAGTGTCTCATCCGGGAGGCGGTCGCATCCAGTTTCTCCATTCAGGATAGGGAACGGCCCTCCGCGCAATGTGCTGTGGGCCGTCGAAAGGCGAGGGCGCGTCAGCCGCGCAGTCGCACGATCTGGTTCTGCAGCGTTTCGATCTGGCCGCGCAGGTCTTCGTTCTCGCGTTCCAGTTCGGTGACGCGGCGTTGCAGTGCCTTCGCATCGGGTGCGGGCGAGCCGCCGTCGTCAGCCGTCTCGCCATCGCTACCGGGCTTCGGCCGCTTCTTCGCATCGCGGGCGCGCTTGGCGGCCTGCTTGAGTTCGGCCTTTCCGGCCTGGGCGGCGCTGCGCTGCTCGTCTTCGGGCAGGCTGGCGACCGCCGCAGCCGCGCTCATCGAGATGGCGCCGGACTTGAGCGCTTCGACCAGCTCGGGCGTGGCCTGGGCGTGGATGCGTTCGATCATCGCCACCTGGTTGCTGCTGAGCTTGGCTTCGCGCGCGAGTTCGGCGCGGCTGACCTGCGAGGGCGCGTCGTCCCACGGCGGGCGATCCTCGGTGTCCTCGACCGAGGCGTCGGTGGCCGGCACGGTCTCCAGTGCAGCGATGCGCTGGGCCTGCTGCCGCGCGGCGACGATGTCGCGCTTGCGCAGGGCCAGCACGCCGCGCTGGTAGTCGGACACGCTGCGGCGGCCGAGATGCTGCTCGATCATCCACAGATGCACGTCCTCCATCGACTGGAAGCGCGTGTTCTGGATGGTGTTGAACGGGATGTCGTGCTTCTGGCAGATGCCATAGCGGTTGTGGCCGTCGACGAGCACGTCGCCCCACAGCACCAGCGCATCGCGACAGCCTTCGGCGAGCAGACTGCGCTCGAGCGCCTCGTACTCGTCGGTGGTCAACGGATCGATGTAGGCCTTGAGTTCTTCGAGAACGACGATGTGCATGCGGGACGACCACGACCGGGGGGCGCGCATTGTAGGGGCGCCCGTTCGCGGATGTTGAGACTTGCGCAGTGCGGATTCCCATGCGCACGCGCAGGCGCTGACAGTGCATCCCGCGATGCTTCAAAGCACACGTGGTGACCTGGAAGCGCGTCGGGGCGCGCTTCGCGTGGATCAGCGGCGCAGCAGACCCCGGCGCTTCGGCGCCGCGCTGCGCGCGATCAGCGTGGCGCTGCCGACGGTGATCGCGTCTTCGACCGCACCGGTTGTTTTCTGCCCGAACCGGCGCATCGCGCGGACGCGCAGATTGAACGTGACGTAGGCCATGCCGACCGCGGCGCCGGCGCCGAGCACTGCCGCGAGCGGGCGTTGTTCGCGCGGCGCCAGCGCCATGCCGGCGATCGCGCCGGTGACGATGCGCGCCAGCATGCCGGCGGGCACGATGCGGTCCGGCGCGTCTTCCATCTTGTCGCCTGCGAGTTCGCCGGCGGCGAGCAGTTTGGCGCCGGTCGAGGCGAGCCGGTTCGACAGCAGACGCGGTGCGCCATTGCCGCGGGGCAGGGTGCCGTTGCAGGCCGCGTTGGCGACCGTGGCCAGCGGCGTCATCGCGCGCATGCCGGCCACGGCGCCCATCAGAATCGAGTGGATCAGTGCCATCGGGAATATCCATCCGGTGTCCGCGGATGCGGACCGAACCGGATCAATGCCAGCGCGGCAGTGAATCCGATGTCGTCGCGTGCGCTCAGACGCTCCCGATGGCGATCGGCGCAGGCCGGTTGCGGTGGGCGGCAAGGCAGCTGGCAACGCTGGCGACGACGAGCGCGAAGGCGATCGTTTCCAGCAGCGTCGGCAGGCGTTGCTCCCACAAAAAAGCGTAAACCAGCGCGAACAGGGTTTCGAACAGGATCATCTGGCCGACCAGGGTCAGCGGCAGCAGCCGGCTCATGCGGTTCCACAGCGCGTTGCCGAGCATCGATGCGAACAGCGCAACACCGGCCGAAACACCGAGCAGCAACAGCCATGCCGACGGCGCGTGCGCGTCGCGATGCAAGAGCAGCGCGAGCGGCACCAGCAGCAGCGTCAGCGCGCAGGTGACGATGCCGGTGAGCAGGTTCCACTCGTGCACCGACACCTGCGGCAGGCGCGCGAGCCAGCGGCTGTTGGTCACGGCGAAGCAGGTCCACGAGGCGAGCGCGCCGATGCCGCACAGCAGGCCGAGCAGATGCCGGCCGACATCGCCATCGGCCGGCATCGACATCGCCTGCCAGCCGATGCACAGCGCGCCCGCGGCGCACAGCAGCAACGAGGGTGCAAGCCGGCGCAAGGGCACGGCGCCCCGGTCGCGGCTGCCGATGATCGTCACCGCCACCGGCAGGAAGCCGATCACCAGCGAGGTCATCGCGATGCCGCCCAACTGCACCGCGCTCGCCAGCAGCACGTAGTAGACGACGTTGCCGCTCAGCGCGAGCCAGACCAGCACCCATCCGTCGCGGCGTGTGAGTCGCATGCGCAGGCCGCGCCAGATCGGCGCGAGCAGCAGCGCCGAGAACAGGCCGTAGAACAGGTAGCGCCCGATCGCCAGCTGCAGCGGTGCGAAATCGCGTGCCAGTTCCGGCGCGAGAAACACCAGTCCCCACAGCGCGCCCGCACCGATGCCGCAGGCGATTCCAACGAGGGTGTTGTTGTGTGTGCCCGACATGCCGGCCTCCGCGATGCCGGTGCAGCGTAGGCCTCGCGCCGTTCGCCGTCTTGACCGGGACTCGCGTGTTTCAGGCCCTGGCTCTTGCCTGGCGCCGCCACAGCGCCGGCGTCGTGCCGCTGGCACGGCGCATCGCCCGGGTCAGCGCGCTCTGGTCGGCGTAGCCGCACAGGCCGGCGAGTTCGGCGATCGGCAGTGCGGTCTGCGCGAGCAGATGACGCGCGCGTGCAAGACGCACATCGGCGAGCCAGGCCCGCGGCGTCTGTCCGAGTTCCTGCTGGAACAGCGTGTGCAGCCGGCTCGCGCTGACGCCGATCCGGCCGGCCATCGACGCCACCGTCCAGGCCTGACCGGGTTCCGCCTCGACGATGGCCCGCAGGCGCGCGAGCCGCGAGACCGGCCCGGCGGCGTCGCCGAGTAGTGCATCGACCAGCAGCGGCATCCACAGCCGCGTCCGGTGTTCGGGCACCGCGCCGCGCGCCGCTTGCAGGCCCATGTAGCAGACCAGGCTGATCGCATCGGGCGACATCGCGATGTAGGGACGGCGCGCCAACCGTTCCATCGCGTCGTCGTCGAGCGCACCGGTGTGCAGATCGAGAATGATCGAGCGGTTCTCGACGCGGCTCATCTGGTCATGGCGCGCGCCGGTTTCGACGAAGGCAGCGACGTGGCGGTCGAGTCGCGCTTCGCGGCCGGCGATGTCCATCGCCAGTTCGCCCGTCAGCGGCAGCACGAGTTGCGCGAAGTCGTGACGGTCGACGGTGCTGTCGGCGCCGTAGGAGCGGATGGCGATGGGGCAGGGCGACAGGCACATGGGCGTGGGCGCCGGGGCGGGGACCGGAACCACATGCTAGCAGCGGGGTCGCGGGGGCCCGTGCCGTTCACTGGCTGAACTCCGGAACTTCACTTCCACCGGGCACGCTGGCGCGGACGCTGTCCATCCCAGCATCCGGAGAGGCGCCGACGATGGACACTTTGAAGAAGGGCACCGCGGTCGAATGGCAGATCCCGCAGGGCAAGACGCGCGGCAAGGTGGAGAAGACGCTGACGTCGGATACGAAGATCAAGGGGCACAAGGTTTCGGCTTCGAAAGCCGACCCGCAATATCTGGTCGTCAGCGACAAGACCGGCGCGAAGGCCGCGCACAAGCCGGACGCACTGAAGCGCACGGGCAAACGCGCATGAAGGACGCGGACCGCGAGACGCTGGATGCTTTCCGCGACGCCGTGAACATGGCGCCGGCCCGACTCGACGCCTGGCTCGACACCGAAGCCTCACGCGCGGTCGGCGACAAGAGCGAGACTGGGGGCGAGTCGGTGGGGCACGCGTCCGGACGTCGCATCGTCCGACTGCTGCGCAAGCGCCAGGACGATTACACCGCCGACGATTTCGCACACATGCGCAAGGTCGTTGGCTACGTTCATCGGCATCTGGCGCAGCGCCCCGAAGGCGACATCTGCGACACGCCGTGGCGGCACTCGCTGATGAACTGGGGTCACGATCCGGCGTGAGTGGCGAGCGCGTTGCTCTTGTCGATCGATGGACAGCGTCAGTGCGAGAACGGCGCCTGCGTGCCGTCTCCGGCGCCGTCCCAGCGGCCCGAACGCTCGGCCTGTGGGCAGATCCGCAGGTAGGTGAAGTAGGCGGCGATCTCGTCCATCGTCCAACCGCGTTGGTAGTAGCACCAGGTGGTCGGAACGGGGCAGTAACCCGGCGAGGGTCTGGGCAGCGACCGCGTGTAGTCGGCGACGGGATACCAGGCGCGCGGACTGTGCCGCATGCCGTACCGACAGAATACGAACGGATCGCCCGCCCGCCACAGCAGACCCTGTTCGCCGGTCTGGTCCTGGGCGCGTCCGTGACCGGGCATCAGCGCGGCGGCTGCCAGCAGAAGCGCGCACCAGCGCAGGCGGATGGCCATCGGTCCGGACCTCCGGAAACGGGAGGACCAGCGTAGAAGCGGGCTGCGCGAAGCAGCGCCGGGCAGCGCCCGGCGTGTGTGTCAGGGCTTGCCGTGGCCCAGCGTCGGGTGTGCCGGCGCACGCCACCAGTCACGGCGGGCATCGGTCCCCTGGAACGTCCAGGCCAAGAACCGGCTCTGCTTGTTGCCCTGCGCCATCGCCACCTCGCGGACATCCACCGCACCAGCCTTGCGCAGCTCGGCGCGCAACCCCGGCAGATGCGCGGACTTCGAGATCAGGCTGCTGAACCACAGCACCTGCGATCCGAAATCCACGCTCTCGCGGATCATCTTGCGCACGAATCGCGCTTCACCGCCCTGGCACCAGAGCTCGCCGTCACGGCCACTGAAGTTCAGCGGCAGCTTGCGCGACGCGCGCGGCGGACCGTCGGAACGCGCCGCCAGATTGCGGCGTTTGTCGCGGCCGCTGCGGTTGGCTTCGGCCGCCGACGCATGGAACGGCGGGTTGCACAGCGTGGCGGCGTATCGATCCCCCGGGCGCAGAACACCGTGGAACAGATGGCCGCGCAGCGTCTGTGGGCGGACTTCGATCGCGCTGCCGAGCTGATTGCCGCGCACGATCGATTCGGCGATACGCAGCGCCGTCTCGTCGATGTCCGAGCCGACGAAGTGCCAGCCGTACTCGGTGTGTCCAAGCAGCGGGTAGATCACGTTCGCACCGGTGCCGAGATCGAACAGCCGCACGTCATCGCCACGGGGAATATCGCCGTCACGGTCGCCCGCGAGCAGGTCGGCAAGTCCGTGGACATAGTCCGCGCGGCCCGGTACAGGCGGGCACAGATACGACTCCGGAATTTCCCAGTGCGCGATGCCGTAGTCGGCC from the Luteimonas fraxinea genome contains:
- a CDS encoding plasmid replication/partition related protein — encoded protein: MHIVVLEELKAYIDPLTTDEYEALERSLLAEGCRDALVLWGDVLVDGHNRYGICQKHDIPFNTIQNTRFQSMEDVHLWMIEQHLGRRSVSDYQRGVLALRKRDIVAARQQAQRIAALETVPATDASVEDTEDRPPWDDAPSQVSRAELAREAKLSSNQVAMIERIHAQATPELVEALKSGAISMSAAAAVASLPEDEQRSAAQAGKAELKQAAKRARDAKKRPKPGSDGETADDGGSPAPDAKALQRRVTELERENEDLRGQIETLQNQIVRLRG
- a CDS encoding DUF4126 family protein, which codes for MALIHSILMGAVAGMRAMTPLATVANAACNGTLPRGNGAPRLLSNRLASTGAKLLAAGELAGDKMEDAPDRIVPAGMLARIVTGAIAGMALAPREQRPLAAVLGAGAAVGMAYVTFNLRVRAMRRFGQKTTGAVEDAITVGSATLIARSAAPKRRGLLRR
- a CDS encoding DMT family transporter; translated protein: MSGTHNNTLVGIACGIGAGALWGLVFLAPELARDFAPLQLAIGRYLFYGLFSALLLAPIWRGLRMRLTRRDGWVLVWLALSGNVVYYVLLASAVQLGGIAMTSLVIGFLPVAVTIIGSRDRGAVPLRRLAPSLLLCAAGALCIGWQAMSMPADGDVGRHLLGLLCGIGALASWTCFAVTNSRWLARLPQVSVHEWNLLTGIVTCALTLLLVPLALLLHRDAHAPSAWLLLLGVSAGVALFASMLGNALWNRMSRLLPLTLVGQMILFETLFALVYAFLWEQRLPTLLETIAFALVVASVASCLAAHRNRPAPIAIGSV
- a CDS encoding AraC family transcriptional regulator, with protein sequence MCLSPCPIAIRSYGADSTVDRHDFAQLVLPLTGELAMDIAGREARLDRHVAAFVETGARHDQMSRVENRSIILDLHTGALDDDAMERLARRPYIAMSPDAISLVCYMGLQAARGAVPEHRTRLWMPLLVDALLGDAAGPVSRLARLRAIVEAEPGQAWTVASMAGRIGVSASRLHTLFQQELGQTPRAWLADVRLARARHLLAQTALPIAELAGLCGYADQSALTRAMRRASGTTPALWRRQARARA
- a CDS encoding DUF2945 domain-containing protein, whose product is MDTLKKGTAVEWQIPQGKTRGKVEKTLTSDTKIKGHKVSASKADPQYLVVSDKTGAKAAHKPDALKRTGKRA
- a CDS encoding DUF3140 domain-containing protein, producing MKDADRETLDAFRDAVNMAPARLDAWLDTEASRAVGDKSETGGESVGHASGRRIVRLLRKRQDDYTADDFAHMRKVVGYVHRHLAQRPEGDICDTPWRHSLMNWGHDPA
- the rlmF gene encoding 23S rRNA (adenine(1618)-N(6))-methyltransferase RlmF — translated: MSRPQSPTEPQLMHPRNRHQGRYDLKRLSRVTPSLQPFLVRTPAGDTSVDFSNPRAVRFLNQAPLKADYGIAHWEIPESYLCPPVPGRADYVHGLADLLAGDRDGDIPRGDDVRLFDLGTGANVIYPLLGHTEYGWHFVGSDIDETALRIAESIVRGNQLGSAIEVRPQTLRGHLFHGVLRPGDRYAATLCNPPFHASAAEANRSGRDKRRNLAARSDGPPRASRKLPLNFSGRDGELWCQGGEARFVRKMIRESVDFGSQVLWFSSLISKSAHLPGLRAELRKAGAVDVREVAMAQGNKQSRFLAWTFQGTDARRDWWRAPAHPTLGHGKP